The genomic stretch CGGCATTCGAGCTGCTCTACACCGGACTCGACGTCGGCGCGTCGATCATGTTCCTCACCGGCAGCATCTTGTTCTTCTCAGGATCCACCATGACCGCTGGCACTGTCTGCTTCCTGGTGGGTTCCCTCTTCTTCTTGGCCAAGCCGGTCTCCCGCTTCATCCGCGAACTGATCTTCACCCGAACGAACACTGGCATCCAGGAACTTGCCGACAGAGCAACCCCAGGACTCCGCGAACGCTGAAGAGCTCAGCCTTCTCCGGAGAACCCAGAGCTGATAGCCACGCCCAGTTCAGCCTGCCGAGTGTCTACGTGACGCAGCTGAATCACCAACGCAGCGTCAGACTCCACTGTGATGCCGTAGGCCACTCCCAGCGGGATCGCCTGGGGGTCGATCAGGTCGTTGATCCGCACGTGGCGGACCCTACTCGCGGGCACCTCGATCAGATAAGGCCCCACCGGGTCATCTTCGACGTGGAACACCGTGACCTCGGCGCAGACTGTTTCACTTCCGGTGTTGAGCAGGCACAGCTCGTCTCGGCTGGTGAACTCCGGCTCGTGCCCGGTGGACCCATCAGGCATGAACCCAGCAGCGAAGGCCCAGCTAGTCCGTCCCATGGTCTTCTGCTCACCCATCACTGTTCTCCTTCCGCGCCGAGGATCCGGCGCAGGTAGTCGTTGAGATAAGTCCCTTGCGGATCCAGCTGCCGACGGATCTCACCGAACCGGTCCCAGTGGGAGTACATCTGGCTCAGCTGCTCCGCAGTGCAGGTGTGCTTCTTCCCCCAATGCGGGCGCCCACCGTCGCCCAGGAACAGCGGCTCCATATCCTTGAAGTATTCCTCGTAGTCGAGTTCCGCGTTGTGCAGCAGCGCGATTGTCATGGTCGGGCGCTCTCGGGCGTTGGAGAGCATCGCCTGGTCAGCAGCGATGGTCCGGACCAGGACCCGCCACCCGACGCTGGACCGGTGACGCTCCTTGATCCTCTCCCGGGCCGCACGGAACGTCTCCAGCCCGGTGGCGCGCGGGAGCATGTACTCCATCTCGTCGAACCGCAGATCCCGGTGGTTCGGGATGATCTCATACGAGGATCCGGTCTCTTCGCGCTTGACCCGACCGGGTGGGCGCAGCCCATCGAGCCGACCGGGTTCATCAAGGATTCTCACCTGGGCGTGATCGCTGCGCGGATACCAGTAGAAGTCCACATGGCGATAAGTCGCGGCCAATTCATCGAAATGCTCGAGGACCCAGTCGATATGGGTCATGATGTTGACCCGGTGCAGCTCATAGGCCGGGCGAACCCGCAACGTTAACGAACTCAGCGTCCCCAACGCACCGAGGGAGACCTGGACTGCTCGGGTCAGTTCAGAGTCCGGGGCTTCTCCCGCATCGACTCCAAACGGCAGAACTTCGCCCGTGCCGGTGACCAGTCGCCCGCCCACCAGAGTGGAGGAGAGATTCCCCAGAGTCTCCCCCGTGCCGTGGGTCCCGGTCCCGATGGCTCCAGCGATCGTCTGATAGTTCACGTCCCCGAAGTTCTCCAGGGCGAGCCCTACCTCGGCGAGTTCACCACCAAGGGCCTCCAGGCCGGTGCCCGGAAGGATAGTCGCTGTTCCTGCGTCGGCGTCGTGGCTTACCACCCCGCTCATCTGATCGAGGGAGACCAGGGTGTCTTCGGTGCGCATGATCGGGGTCGAGGAGTGCCCGGACCCGACAGGCCGCAGAGTCTCACCATTGTGTGCACTCTGGCGGACGAGCCCGCTGAGCTCCTCTTCGGTCCGCGGGGACGCCCGCTGTTGGGCGGTGAAGGAGAGGCTCCCCGACCAATTGGTGAAGCGGAAGTCCTTCTCGAGAGAACTTGTGTGCGTCATCTGTGGTTCCTTCCGTGTTGTTCGCTCTGGGGCGTCTTCGGTGCCCGCTCTCCCGCGTGCAACGTGGCGATCTCCTCGGGGGATAACCGAGGTTCAAGACGCACCGGGGCACGGTATTGCGGCCGTTCGGGAGGTCCATCCGTGGGGGCTGTTCCCGTGGGGGCTGTTCCCGTGGGATGTGGGCCGGAGCAGAATGCCCGATTTTGCGTGAGGGGGGGGGCTTGCTCGGGGGCCCTCGGGTGCCGGGAGGAGTCCGGGCGTCTCCCGGTCACAGGTCGTGGAGGAACACACGAGTCACGCGACGAAACGCCTGCAGTGGTATCGCACCACAGGTGCAGCGGATGCATCATAGCGGGACCTTGAACATCGTCAGTCGAGCGCCCGGGGCTAGAGCTACCACCATCGTATCGGTTGCCTGCTCAGCCTGCTGGCGTCGCAGGTGCTTCTGTCCGGTGCTTTTCATCAGGTGCGATCAAGCTCTGCACCCTTGCGCACTGGGTGCCCCGACCGTAGCGTGCTGCCATGGATACACAGCTGCACGCAGTGGCACTGAACTGCACGTTGAAACCCTCCCCCGACCAGTCCAGCACCGACGTGATCACCGACCAGCTGCTGACCGAGCTGGCGTCCCACGGTGTCACCGCAGAGACCATCCGTATCGTCGACTACGACGTCAAACCAGGTGTCGAAGCGGATATGGGGACCGGGGACCAGTGGCCGCAGATCCTTGAGCGGATCAACGCCGCCGACATCCTGGTCTTCGGCACCCCGACCTGGGTGGGTCATATGTCCAGCGTGGCCCAACGGGTGCTGGAGCGCCTGGATGCAGCGTTGTCTGCCACCGATGACCAGGGGCGTCCGGTCATGTTTGGCAAGGTCGCGTTGGTCGCAGTGGTGGGCAACGAGGATGGTGCGCACAAGATCATCGCCGATGCCTTTCAAGGACTCAACGACATAGGGTTCAGCATCCCCGCCCAAGGCGGGACCTACTGGAACCACGAGGCGATGAACCCGAAGGACTACAAAGACCTCGACGAGACGCCTCCTGCGGTGGCCGCGACCAATAAGACCGCCGCCGCGAACGCAGTCCACCTTGCCCGCCAGTTGGCCCGGGATCAGTACCCGGCCACATAAGTGGCCCTCCGGGAGTCCGCTCAAAGGGTGCGTGACACTTCTGTCCTGAGAGTCGCTCCTGACATCGAATCCATCAGGGCCCCGCCGGCCCGCTGCTAGACCGACGAGGTGCGGCGAGCCTACGCCCGCTCCCTCCCGGCTCGTTTAAGTCCCGGTGAATGTGACGTGGTCACCAACCGGTTCCGTAGACCGGCACTGCTGCAAGTCCTGCCCAGACTTGCTGGCGGAGCGCATCGTCGGCGGGCTCGGCACTGGCGGTGAGCCCTGGCCTCAGTGCTCTATAGCCTGTCCTTAGAACAAAGCCTTATGCACACCAGCACAACGAGCCTAGAAGCCCCGCCGCCCACTCGGTCCAGCACTCCGCCAGCAGTAACGAGCGGGCGACCGCGACGGGGCCCTCGGCATCACTCCTGGCTACCAATCCGGGGTACCGGATCCAGGCGCGCTCCTTGTGCATCAGACACATGAACAGGGACCATGGTCCTGACGTCACTGACATCTCTGGAGCGAATGGGATCAGAGGTGGACAGAGTAGAAGTCCTTGCTAGAAAAGGAGGTTCCACGGCGAGTCCGACCCCGGTCCTGCTGCTTGCGTCCGGGGGATGCGTCCTCGGCATGCCTGTTCAACACGGGCGCGGCTGCTGGGTCATGCTGCCTCGAGATTCGCCCGACTGCCCGGTCGACCCGGCGCCGCAGAGAGGTCCAAAGCGGGAGGTGCTTCGGTTCTCGCCTCGGGGAGCTCTGCGGTTGTGGTGGGGGTACCTGCTGCGGCGATCGCGCTGCTGGTCAGCGCTCCTCGCAGTACACCGCCTTCCACTACTGGCAGGTACTCGACCTGGTGGGTCGCCATCAGGGCCAGTGCTTCGTCGACCGTACTGCTCATCGAGACTAACGGTGTCGTGGTGGTCATCAGGTGCTGGGCCCTGAGTGAGTAGGCGAGATCTCCCATGGAGCTCAGTGCCCGCTCCAGAGCAACGTAGGTGACGATTCCCAGGTAGGACCCATCAGGGTCACACAGTGGCAACGCGTCAGTGCCAACCTGAGTCAGTCCGCAGGACGCCTCGGTGAGTGAGGAGTCCATGCGCAGCCACATCGGCGTGGAGTCCATCAAATCTTTGATCGTGTGCATCAAGGGCTTTCTCTTTTTGGGTTAATGCCAACTACTGTTAGACGTTCTGCGCGCGATCCCGAACAAGGGCCAGGGCCTCACCAGCAAGACCCACGCAAGCGGTGGGTAAAACATCCATGCCGCCGGGCCGCGGCTTTAGGTCGCTGGTGTTCCCGGAAGAAGCTCTACCGTGTGCTCGGGCTTCCGGTGCGTGGTTGCGCGGTAGATCATCGTGCACGCCTGAGCGCTGAGAAGAACTGTCAGGATCATCAGCGCCGCGAGGACGAAGCCGTTGATCGTGTGAAGAAGTGCCATATCCATGGGTGAGTCCTTTGAGATCATTCGGGACAGATAAGACCGTCAGCACACCAGGTGAGACGTGGGTGTGGTGCCCGGGTCAGCGCGCAGTTGAAGCGCCGGGAGTGAACGCGAATCGCAGGTCTCGGGAGGCGAAAGATTCCCCGAGCAGCGAGCCTTAAAGCCGATGTCTTATTGGGCGCAGTGTTCGCAGCAGAAGACGTCCCCGTTTTTGCGTACCCCGTGTCCGATCACGCGACTGCCGCAATGAGCGCAGCTCGGTGCCATCTTGTGGATCGCGCACTCGAAACTGTCGAAGGTGTAGGTGTTTTGGTCTTGGGTGATGGTCATCGCGCTGTTGTAGTCGTTTCCGCACGTGTCGCACACGGTCATGTCTTCCTCCTGAGATAGTTCTGGATCGTGAGGTGAGCGATCTGCCCAGCACGACCCATCTCACGCAGAGAATCTGGTGTCTGGATGTCCCGTGCCTGTCACGGGCCGGTCCGGCGACGAGGACGCGCTGTCCTCGTGTTCTCGCCGAACCGGCCCGTGTTGAGTCGCCTGTGGACTCACCAGGAATGCTCGGGTCTAGCTGTTGCGTCCGCCCTTGGCCTTGTCCTCAGTGGACTGGGCCTGAGCTCCCTGCTGGCCGGCCTGGCTGGGATCGGCCGAGTTGGAGTCTCCGAAGCTGCCGGAGCTCTGCTGGCCACCCTTCTGACCAGCCTGGCTCGGGTCAGCCGAGTTGGAGTCTCCGAAGCTGCCGGAGCTCTGCTGGCCACCCTTCTGACCTTCCCGGCTCGGGTCAGCCGAGTTGGAGTCACCGAAGCTGCCCGAGCTCTGCTGGCCACCCTTGCTGGCCTGGTCTTCGGTGTCGTTGCGGTTGCCGAACTGTCCTGAGTTGTTCTGATCAGCCATCACAATGCTCCTTACCTATTCGTTTCAGTCTCATTCGAGACCTGTACACGAGGCGCAATGCCTCTCCGTTCAGCGCCAGAGAGACTCGTTCTAGGGGTCTGGCTCTCTGGCGCCCCGCCCCGGCACCCGGTCCTTCGAGTAGCGGGGGCGTGGATCTAGGGTGGTGCCCCGTTCAGGGACGCCCACGCTGGTCGTGGCCACGGTGGGGAAGTTCCTCGTGAGTGCGGCGAGGCAGGAAGGACAGGGCGATCATGGTCACGCCGAGTCCCAGGTGCAGCCAGTCATTAGCGGTGTTCAGCGGCACAAAATTGGCCATGGAGTTCTTGTCGATGACAAGCCCGTAGATCCAGAGCCCGAGGTAGACCACGCCGCCCCAGAGCAGGAAGTGCCGGGCCGCGGTCCCGGTCCGGGCCAGGGCCACCCCGACCACGCCGTAGAGCAGGTGCACGATGTTGTGCAGCACCGAGACTTGGAAGATGCCCAGCAGCATCGCTTCTGAGTGATGCCCGGCGAAGGCCATAGTGTCGTATCCGGTGGTGATACCGGGGATGAAACCGGCTGCGCCGACCAGGAGGAACACTGCCCCGTAGGCCAGGGCCGCCCATTGCACCGGGGACCTCACGGTCTGTCTCTTCTCTGCTCGGGTCGTCGTCATCATGCTCCCCTTTCCTTCTTCGATCCTTGTCTGGACCCATCTGGCCTATCTGGCCTATCTGTCATCACCGTTGTCGCGGTGCCAGCTCGCCACCCTCGCTCCCGGTGTGAACCCCCTTGCGGTGACTGCCTCCGGGTGGTTCGCGGATGGTTGGTGGGTGGTTACTCGTAGGAGATGAGTTCCACCAGTTCCCCGGCGCGGTCCTCCGGCATGGCCCGGGCAATATCGGCCTGAGCGAGCATCCCGACCAGGTCGTGGCCATCGATCACCGGAAGCCGCCGCACCTGGTGGCTGGTCATGGTGGCGATGGCTTCTTCGATCGTGTCGTCAGCACCGATCGTGACCGGCTTGCCTGACCCGAGTTCACCGGCTGTGACCTCACGGGGGTCAGTGCCTGCGGCGATGCATTCGCGCACGATGTCGCGGTCGGTGAGCATCCCGTGAAGCCGGTCGTTCTCCCCACAGATCGGCAGCGCCCCGACACCGAGGTCTTTCATCTTCCGGGCAGCCTCTTGAAGGGTCTGGTTCTCCCCGATGCACTCGGCACCGGCGGTCATGATCTCGCGTGCTGTGGTCATCTCAACTCCTTGATATCGGTGGGTTACTCGCTTCAAGAAAACGTTCGCCACTACCGGTGGCTCCCGACAGGGGCCGATTCTGAGGGCCGCGGCCGGTGGGATTCCGACGGGCGCGGCCGGTGGCTGGTCGAGCGGGCCCGATCGGCGAGTTCTTCGACCATGGCGCCGTCGCGCTGGGCGCACCATTGGAAGACCTCAGTCGGGTGCAGCACCCCTACAGGTTCTTCACCGGCGAAGACCACCACAGGTCTGACCCCGTGGGCCTGGTAGTACGTCACGCACTCCTGGATCGGATCATCAGGACCCAGTAGGGCCGGCATGTGGGTCACCGTGCTCGCGCAGCGCTTGTGCCCCCACGCGTCGGGGTGGGTTGCCTTGATGGTTTTGAGGTCCTCACGGGTGAGCACACCGATAGGCCGGTCGTGGAGATCCCGGACGAGGACCATCTCGCTCTGGGTTCTGGCCAGAGCCTGGTGCGCGGCCTCGACCGACTGGGTCTCACACACCGAACATCCCAACGGGCGTAAGAGATCACCAATTCGTGTAGACATCCTTACCTCCTAAAGAAGATCCAAGACGGGTCAAACGGCTCGGTTCATTCCCCGGTCTCAGGGCGCGCACCGGAGTCGTGGCCTGCACGGTTTCAGCCGAGCCGAGGAGAGACACCTCCGAGCGCGCGTGCTGCACCGACACAGACTCCCCACCGGAGGCTTGTGACTCACCGCCGCACCGGTCCGGGGAGACGAACGTCGGGACGCTAACTGGAGCTGTAGCAGTGGTGGCGGTGATCCGGGTGAAATCTAAGTGCGGCTGATCCAGGCACCAGAGGAATACTGGTTCTGGGTAGAGAATCCCCACCGGTTTCCACCCGTTCAGCACCGCCAACGGCCGGACGGTTTCGGTGCGGTAGCGCCACAGCACCCCTTCGACCGGCTGGCCCATCCGGAGGAACTCGACCCCACCAGAACACGCATCAGCGCACACGCCCTGGCGCCACCCTTCGGGGTGCTCGGCGGCTCTGGTAGCCAGGTCCTCATCAGTGAGCACTCCGAGGGTACGACCACCCGGGTCAACCACCAGCACGGCAGTATCCGAGCCGCGCAGCAGTTTTGCGGCGTCATCGAGAGGTTGGTGTGAGCTCAGGGTGTGCTGCACCGGGGACATCAGATCCGCTACACAGGTCATGGGGCCACCGCCTGGCAGTCACAGGGCAGCGCCGGCAGGGCGGTGGTGATCCTTGGGAGGCCATCTTTGGTGCGGAGCTGGTCGATGTAGAGCTCCAAGGCGGCAAACCCGGCCGGATCGAGATGGTCCAGGGCTTGGAGATCGACCACCAGGTCAGGACACGAGATGAACCCGGCGCCGCGGTCTAAGATTTCGGTGACCGTCTGGACGGTGTCCAGGGTCAGGCATCCCAGTACCTGGAGGCGTATGGGGCCAGCGAGGCCAGCAGCGTCGATGGTAACGCGAGAGGAATGCTCCACGGGGGTAGTCCTTGAGAAGAGATTCAAGTGCCCGTGGCCTGAGCAATTCCAAAGTTAGTCGAAACACCGTGGGACTGTAAAGGCCCAGGAACCGATCTCCTTGGATCCCCTGTGTGGGCGATCCGCGACGGCGTGCCGCGGGATTGCGCACAAGCTGACCCAATTCGGAGGCAGCCCCCAATTAGGAACGGAGCCTGCCATGGATACCGCCGATTCCCCGCGCGATCTTTCTGAACTCCACCAGGTCCTTCTCGATATGACAACGAAGAAATGCATTTCCTGGGCAGCCGTCTGTCTCATAACGACCGCTAGCATCCAGGTCATCTAGCTCTGTCTCTCACGACCGAGGACGGTCCTTTGTGGCCCGAACTTCCTTACCGGCGTCGTACCCCCCGTGCTCTCTGTCTTCCATGCTCGCCTGATGTCTATCACCGGCACCCTCGTCGGTGCCGCAGTGGGCAACTGGCTCACCTCCAGATCGTCGGTCGCAAAAAGCGCCGTCGAAATCGGTCAGATAACCGGATCGACGGGAAGGCCTATCGGCGAGACCTAGCGCTGCAGAGTTAACCTGAACTGCGGCAATTCGTGCAGGACCGAGCCCTGCACGACGAGATCCCACCACCCTTTACAACCCCGTAGAAGCAGCGCTAGCTTAGGAGTTGCTCAAGCCACGGGCACCTGATCCTTTAGTCAAGGACTATCCCCGTGGAGCATTCTCCCCGTGTTGG from Nesterenkonia sandarakina encodes the following:
- a CDS encoding CBS domain-containing protein gives rise to the protein MCETQSVEAAHQALARTQSEMVLVRDLHDRPIGVLTREDLKTIKATHPDAWGHKRCASTVTHMPALLGPDDPIQECVTYYQAHGVRPVVVFAGEEPVGVLHPTEVFQWCAQRDGAMVEELADRARSTSHRPRPSESHRPRPSESAPVGSHR
- a CDS encoding stress protein, which produces MADQNNSGQFGNRNDTEDQASKGGQQSSGSFGDSNSADPSREGQKGGQQSSGSFGDSNSADPSQAGQKGGQQSSGSFGDSNSADPSQAGQQGAQAQSTEDKAKGGRNS
- a CDS encoding D-arabinono-1,4-lactone oxidase, yielding MTHTSSLEKDFRFTNWSGSLSFTAQQRASPRTEEELSGLVRQSAHNGETLRPVGSGHSSTPIMRTEDTLVSLDQMSGVVSHDADAGTATILPGTGLEALGGELAEVGLALENFGDVNYQTIAGAIGTGTHGTGETLGNLSSTLVGGRLVTGTGEVLPFGVDAGEAPDSELTRAVQVSLGALGTLSSLTLRVRPAYELHRVNIMTHIDWVLEHFDELAATYRHVDFYWYPRSDHAQVRILDEPGRLDGLRPPGRVKREETGSSYEIIPNHRDLRFDEMEYMLPRATGLETFRAARERIKERHRSSVGWRVLVRTIAADQAMLSNARERPTMTIALLHNAELDYEEYFKDMEPLFLGDGGRPHWGKKHTCTAEQLSQMYSHWDRFGEIRRQLDPQGTYLNDYLRRILGAEGEQ
- a CDS encoding sensory rhodopsin transducer produces the protein MGEQKTMGRTSWAFAAGFMPDGSTGHEPEFTSRDELCLLNTGSETVCAEVTVFHVEDDPVGPYLIEVPASRVRHVRINDLIDPQAIPLGVAYGITVESDAALVIQLRHVDTRQAELGVAISSGFSGEG
- a CDS encoding CBS domain-containing protein, coding for MHTIKDLMDSTPMWLRMDSSLTEASCGLTQVGTDALPLCDPDGSYLGIVTYVALERALSSMGDLAYSLRAQHLMTTTTPLVSMSSTVDEALALMATHQVEYLPVVEGGVLRGALTSSAIAAAGTPTTTAELPEARTEAPPALDLSAAPGRPGSRANLEAA
- a CDS encoding CBS domain-containing protein gives rise to the protein MTCVADLMSPVQHTLSSHQPLDDAAKLLRGSDTAVLVVDPGGRTLGVLTDEDLATRAAEHPEGWRQGVCADACSGGVEFLRMGQPVEGVLWRYRTETVRPLAVLNGWKPVGILYPEPVFLWCLDQPHLDFTRITATTATAPVSVPTFVSPDRCGGESQASGGESVSVQHARSEVSLLGSAETVQATTPVRALRPGNEPSRLTRLGSSLGGKDVYTNW
- a CDS encoding YrhK family protein — its product is MTVDVLVDGETASSWDLYQSEKLKKETIVAIFSHENPPKSPRDVRIYAAFELLYTGLDVGASIMFLTGSILFFSGSTMTAGTVCFLVGSLFFLAKPVSRFIRELIFTRTNTGIQELADRATPGLRER
- a CDS encoding flavodoxin family protein; protein product: MDTQLHAVALNCTLKPSPDQSSTDVITDQLLTELASHGVTAETIRIVDYDVKPGVEADMGTGDQWPQILERINAADILVFGTPTWVGHMSSVAQRVLERLDAALSATDDQGRPVMFGKVALVAVVGNEDGAHKIIADAFQGLNDIGFSIPAQGGTYWNHEAMNPKDYKDLDETPPAVAATNKTAAANAVHLARQLARDQYPAT
- a CDS encoding CBS domain-containing protein, translating into MTTAREIMTAGAECIGENQTLQEAARKMKDLGVGALPICGENDRLHGMLTDRDIVRECIAAGTDPREVTAGELGSGKPVTIGADDTIEEAIATMTSHQVRRLPVIDGHDLVGMLAQADIARAMPEDRAGELVELISYE
- a CDS encoding DUF4383 domain-containing protein, with product MTTTRAEKRQTVRSPVQWAALAYGAVFLLVGAAGFIPGITTGYDTMAFAGHHSEAMLLGIFQVSVLHNIVHLLYGVVGVALARTGTAARHFLLWGGVVYLGLWIYGLVIDKNSMANFVPLNTANDWLHLGLGVTMIALSFLPRRTHEELPHRGHDQRGRP